In Caldicellulosiruptor morganii, the following proteins share a genomic window:
- a CDS encoding CheR family methyltransferase: MNLDYEWFKKKILEYTGINLSYYKEKQMKRRIESLMKKNGFETYTDYYSALTKDQRLFNEFINYLTINVSEFYRNPQQWDILEKEIMPYILKRTRRPKIWSAACSTGEEPYSIVMLLTRFFPLNEIKILATDIDDDALRKAKEGVYLKKSLESLPQEFVRRFFRENGELYYISDEIKRCVEFKHHDLLKDPYPAGMDLIVCRNVLIYFTEEAKDMVYKNFNRSLVMNGILFVGSTEQIIAPQKYGLKPIRTFFYEKVMDI; encoded by the coding sequence ATGAATCTTGATTATGAGTGGTTTAAAAAGAAAATTTTAGAGTATACAGGGATTAACCTTTCATATTATAAAGAAAAACAAATGAAAAGGCGAATAGAGTCTTTGATGAAAAAGAATGGCTTTGAAACTTATACTGACTACTACAGTGCTCTGACAAAGGACCAGAGACTTTTCAATGAATTTATAAACTATTTAACAATAAATGTATCTGAATTTTACAGAAATCCACAACAATGGGATATACTTGAAAAAGAAATTATGCCATATATTCTCAAAAGAACAAGAAGACCAAAGATTTGGTCGGCTGCGTGTTCAACCGGAGAAGAGCCATATTCAATTGTAATGCTTCTGACAAGATTTTTTCCATTGAATGAAATAAAGATTCTGGCAACAGACATTGACGATGATGCTCTGAGAAAGGCAAAAGAGGGAGTGTATTTGAAAAAAAGTCTTGAGAGCTTGCCGCAGGAATTTGTAAGAAGGTTTTTCAGAGAAAATGGAGAATTATATTACATAAGTGATGAAATAAAAAGATGTGTTGAATTTAAACACCATGACCTTTTAAAAGACCCCTATCCAGCAGGGATGGATTTGATTGTATGCAGAAACGTTCTCATTTACTTTACAGAAGAGGCAAAGGATATGGTATATAAAAATTTCAACAGGTCTTTGGTGATGAATGGTATTTTGTTTGTTGGTTCAACCGAGCAGATCATTGCACCGCAAAAATACGGGCTAAAACCAATCAGGACATTCTTTTATGAAAAGGTGATGGATATTTGA
- a CDS encoding MraY family glycosyltransferase produces the protein MTDLIIKDALSFLLSFILVTIITPYVQKKSIEIGFVDRPNPRKIHSYPIPVTGGVALFLSFFISQFLIRGISREFLGFFIASSLILAIGLVDDWYKSQGREFGALPKFLVQVLACSIVFFMGIQIEGITNPFTHRFINFPVWFQYIATVIWLFGVTTVINFIDGIDGLAAGITTISGTTLFFVALMNLSIISTARVSTYMAAALVGVASAFLIFNRHPARIFMGDSGATFLGFVLGTIAVEGTFKVATVVSLIVPILTLGLPIFDNLFVIFKRIKEGKPIYKADKSQVHFRLLEAGLNQKQTVLFLYLVSICFSLTSLIIMLLARR, from the coding sequence ATGACAGACCTTATAATAAAAGATGCACTTTCGTTTTTGCTTTCGTTTATTCTGGTGACCATTATAACACCGTATGTTCAGAAAAAGTCCATTGAAATAGGGTTTGTTGATAGACCAAATCCGCGAAAAATCCATTCATACCCGATTCCTGTAACAGGTGGAGTTGCACTATTTTTATCATTTTTCATATCACAGTTTTTGATAAGAGGCATAAGCCGTGAATTTTTGGGCTTCTTTATAGCATCAAGCTTAATTTTGGCGATAGGGCTTGTTGATGACTGGTATAAATCTCAGGGCAGGGAATTTGGTGCTCTTCCAAAATTTCTGGTACAGGTTTTGGCCTGTTCGATAGTTTTTTTTATGGGCATCCAGATTGAAGGGATAACCAATCCGTTTACACACAGGTTCATAAACTTTCCTGTGTGGTTTCAGTATATAGCAACTGTGATATGGCTTTTTGGTGTGACAACAGTGATAAACTTTATTGATGGGATAGATGGACTTGCGGCAGGCATCACTACCATTTCAGGCACTACTTTGTTTTTTGTTGCTCTTATGAATCTCAGCATAATTTCAACAGCAAGAGTTTCAACGTATATGGCAGCAGCGCTTGTGGGGGTTGCATCGGCATTTTTGATTTTCAACCGCCACCCGGCAAGAATTTTTATGGGTGACTCGGGGGCCACATTCTTGGGATTTGTGCTTGGAACAATTGCTGTTGAAGGGACGTTTAAAGTTGCAACGGTTGTATCTTTGATTGTGCCAATCCTGACTCTGGGACTTCCTATATTTGATAATCTCTTTGTAATATTCAAAAGAATCAAAGAAGGGAAGCCTATTTACAAGGCTGATAAAAGTCAGGTACACTTCAGGCTTCTTGAAGCGGGGCTCAATCAAAAACAAACGGTTCTGTTTTTATACCTTGTAAGTATTTGTTTCTCATTGACCTCGCTTATAATTATGCTTCTGGCAAGAAGATAG